The Arthrobacter russicus genome has a segment encoding these proteins:
- a CDS encoding NADP-dependent oxidoreductase has product MQAAQFSRLGGPEVFEIVALPDPHPGPGQVRIAVRAVGISGTDVKLRSGSVDFGDPLPQMTGRDVAGVVDELGAGVTDVAVGDRVFGASDTGAAAEYALLTVRARIPEPLGFVDAAVLPAAVETATRALDRLDVQSGRVLFVNGASGGVGSTLVQLAVARGLRVIGAASAANQNYLRLLGAEPVVYGEGMLEQVRLLLAGAPVAAVDVAGNGVLPELIGLTGDVAAVLTLADFAGAEAYGVHFSSGSEDGHAFRSLETIGELIESGRFWLSVDKVFRLDDISEAHRLSEGRGVKGRLALIVGKTD; this is encoded by the coding sequence ATGCAAGCCGCGCAATTCAGCCGCCTCGGCGGTCCCGAAGTCTTCGAAATCGTCGCCCTACCGGATCCGCATCCTGGACCGGGCCAGGTGCGGATTGCAGTCCGGGCGGTCGGGATCAGCGGCACTGACGTGAAGCTCCGATCCGGATCGGTCGACTTCGGCGATCCACTCCCCCAGATGACCGGGCGGGACGTCGCGGGCGTCGTCGACGAACTAGGCGCGGGAGTGACCGACGTGGCGGTCGGTGACCGCGTGTTCGGCGCATCCGACACCGGGGCCGCAGCGGAGTATGCGTTGTTGACCGTCCGGGCACGGATTCCGGAGCCGCTGGGCTTCGTGGATGCGGCGGTGCTCCCGGCCGCTGTGGAGACGGCCACCCGTGCCTTGGACCGGCTCGATGTCCAATCCGGACGGGTCCTGTTTGTCAACGGTGCATCCGGCGGCGTGGGCAGCACCTTGGTGCAGCTGGCGGTCGCCCGGGGCCTCCGGGTGATCGGCGCGGCAAGCGCCGCGAATCAGAACTACCTGCGGTTGCTCGGCGCCGAACCGGTGGTCTACGGCGAGGGAATGCTGGAGCAGGTCCGTCTTCTTTTGGCGGGCGCGCCCGTTGCAGCAGTCGATGTTGCAGGCAATGGAGTGCTCCCGGAACTCATCGGCCTCACGGGCGATGTGGCCGCCGTGCTGACTTTGGCGGATTTCGCGGGCGCCGAGGCATACGGAGTGCACTTCAGCAGTGGATCCGAGGACGGTCATGCGTTCCGCTCGCTGGAGACGATCGGCGAGCTGATCGAATCGGGCCGGTTCTGGTTGTCCGTCGACAAAGTCTTCCGGCTCGATGACATTTCCGAAGCCCATCGGCTCAGTGAGGGCAGGGGCGTCAAGGGGCGACTCGCCTTGATCGTCGGCAAAACCGACTGA
- a CDS encoding YybH family protein: protein MPNSAKPIKPLRLATLLMLATGAGCGISGCAATQAADPAGQAAACQTNPADLLQQFADAFNQHDAARLAGLFADRANFVNIYGTVMRNRSGIEQGHAQAFSSRLAPAKLEFSSIDKNQASDRTAVLTGVWDLVQPNDADQSKVVPTGSGALTAVAQCDDAHWVLISGANVRKTTPPS from the coding sequence ATGCCGAATTCCGCTAAGCCGATCAAGCCGCTTCGCCTTGCCACCTTGCTCATGCTGGCTACCGGGGCAGGGTGCGGGATTTCCGGTTGCGCCGCGACGCAGGCGGCTGATCCTGCCGGTCAGGCTGCTGCCTGCCAAACGAACCCGGCGGATCTGCTCCAGCAATTCGCCGACGCCTTCAATCAGCACGATGCGGCTCGGTTGGCCGGATTGTTCGCCGATCGTGCCAATTTCGTGAACATCTACGGCACCGTGATGCGAAATCGGTCGGGCATCGAACAGGGGCATGCCCAGGCCTTCAGCAGCCGGCTGGCGCCGGCCAAACTGGAATTCAGCAGCATCGACAAAAACCAGGCCTCGGACCGCACCGCAGTGCTCACCGGGGTTTGGGATCTGGTTCAACCGAATGATGCTGACCAGTCGAAAGTCGTGCCCACCGGTTCCGGGGCGCTCACCGCAGTCGCGCAATGCGACGATGCGCACTGGGTTCTCATTTCCGGGGCGAACGTCAGAAAGACCACGCCGCCCAGCTGA
- a CDS encoding GDSL-type esterase/lipase family protein, whose translation MMIRTEQLGELIQGAEEIEPTAKGLRPHRLPAWVRAQFPDPQLLLVEAQPSGVRLAMNTEARAIELKIHSTRVGYLGMERARGAVDVLVDGGFHDRGILEAGDLIEVDLENGSSGFRPGASQLIRFETLPEGRKQVEIWLPHNESVELIELLADAPLARTADHRPVWLHHGSSISHGSNAAGPSEIWPAIAAHAGGVALHNLGFGGSALLDPFMARVMRDRPADLISLKLGINVVNLDGMRLRTFGPAVHGFLDTVRDGHPETPLLLISSVLCPIHEDTPGPGAFDPRSLGTGTVSFIATGDPAEVAYGKLNLKVIRRELAAIVEQRADPNLHYLDGTVLYGEADSAAHPLPDALHPDTRTHRIIGERFADFAFGPGGPFKA comes from the coding sequence ATGATGATCCGCACCGAACAGCTCGGCGAGCTGATCCAAGGCGCCGAGGAGATCGAGCCGACCGCGAAAGGACTCAGGCCGCATCGTCTACCGGCTTGGGTCCGAGCTCAGTTTCCGGATCCGCAATTGCTGTTGGTCGAGGCCCAACCCTCGGGTGTTCGGCTGGCGATGAATACCGAGGCGCGGGCCATTGAGCTCAAGATCCATTCCACCCGGGTCGGCTACCTCGGCATGGAACGGGCGCGTGGCGCCGTCGATGTCCTGGTCGACGGCGGGTTCCACGATCGGGGGATACTCGAGGCCGGGGACCTGATCGAGGTCGATCTGGAAAACGGCAGCTCCGGCTTTCGCCCGGGAGCCAGTCAGCTGATCCGTTTCGAAACGTTGCCCGAGGGCAGGAAGCAGGTCGAAATCTGGCTGCCGCACAATGAATCGGTCGAATTGATCGAGCTGCTTGCGGATGCACCGCTGGCCCGTACAGCAGACCATCGACCGGTTTGGTTGCACCACGGCAGTTCGATCAGCCACGGCTCGAACGCCGCCGGTCCCAGCGAGATCTGGCCGGCGATCGCTGCGCACGCCGGCGGCGTCGCGCTCCACAACCTAGGTTTTGGCGGCAGTGCGCTGCTCGACCCGTTCATGGCCCGGGTCATGCGGGACCGTCCAGCCGATCTGATCAGCCTCAAACTCGGCATCAACGTGGTCAATCTCGACGGCATGCGATTGCGCACTTTCGGACCCGCGGTGCACGGTTTCTTGGATACCGTCCGGGACGGGCATCCGGAGACTCCGCTGCTGCTGATCTCCTCGGTCCTGTGCCCGATCCACGAAGACACTCCAGGCCCCGGGGCCTTCGATCCGCGGAGCTTGGGCACCGGGACCGTGAGCTTCATCGCGACTGGCGACCCAGCCGAGGTCGCGTACGGAAAGTTGAATCTGAAGGTCATCCGACGGGAGCTCGCGGCCATCGTCGAACAGCGTGCAGACCCGAATCTGCACTATCTCGATGGGACCGTGCTGTACGGAGAAGCTGACTCGGCAGCGCATCCGCTGCCGGATGCCCTGCATCCGGATACCCGCACGCACCGGATCATCGGCGAACGCTTTGCCGACTTCGCCTTCGGACCGGGCGGACCGTTCAAGGCCTGA